A window of Thermococcus aggregans contains these coding sequences:
- a CDS encoding prefoldin subunit beta — protein MQNIPPQVQALLGQLESYQQQLQLVIQQKQRIQVELNDAKKALEEIEQVEEGAPIYKTVGTLIVRSTKEKALEELKEKVETLEVRLRALERQEQKLNEKIKELTQQIQSSLRGTAG, from the coding sequence ATGCAGAACATTCCACCTCAGGTGCAGGCTTTATTGGGACAACTTGAGAGTTATCAACAGCAGCTTCAACTTGTAATCCAACAGAAGCAAAGAATCCAAGTAGAGCTTAACGATGCCAAAAAAGCCCTTGAAGAGATTGAGCAAGTTGAGGAAGGAGCTCCAATATACAAGACAGTGGGCACTCTGATAGTCAGGTCAACAAAGGAGAAGGCATTGGAAGAGCTTAAAGAGAAAGTCGAAACCCTGGAGGTTCGCCTAAGGGCATTGGAGAGACAGGAGCAGAAGCTTAATGAAAAAATTAAGGAGCTTACACAACAGATACAGAGCTCTCTGAGAGGAACAGCCGGGTGA
- the pcc1 gene encoding KEOPS complex subunit Pcc1, producing MIRGVIEIEFPSEEIAKVVYESVLFEHKTVPYRRSKVDFSLRENKIVMEFTAKDNSALRGTLNSYLRWIKVALDVVEL from the coding sequence ATGATAAGAGGAGTTATCGAGATTGAGTTCCCCAGCGAGGAGATAGCGAAAGTTGTTTATGAGAGTGTTCTTTTTGAGCATAAAACCGTCCCTTACCGAAGAAGCAAGGTGGACTTTTCTCTGAGAGAAAACAAAATTGTAATGGAATTTACCGCAAAGGATAACTCCGCTTTGAGGGGAACCTTAAACTCTTATCTCCGATGGATTAAAGTTGCCCTTGATGTAGTTGAGCTTTAG
- a CDS encoding ribosomal biogenesis protein, giving the protein MILITTSHRPTRRTRSFGHDLERVFPNSTYLTRGKKTIQDLLMEAYDRGYERLLIINVWKGNPLKITFIKVSPDDWGYLGYLYLHGIKLQREMGFRNIPPIREEMPFIVTTAKRVGLDHIVFGQVFAELTNGKFVPRGEKSLQYIADKYNTDVLGVIERHPRGMAINFYRLDISRERPVGPLISVKIWIMEDGRRWDYKEKLGIKRDGK; this is encoded by the coding sequence ATGATACTGATAACAACATCCCACAGACCCACAAGAAGAACGAGAAGCTTTGGGCATGACCTAGAGAGGGTTTTCCCCAACTCGACCTATCTAACTAGAGGTAAGAAGACTATTCAAGACCTTCTTATGGAAGCATACGATAGGGGTTACGAGAGACTCCTTATAATCAATGTTTGGAAGGGTAATCCGCTCAAAATAACATTCATAAAGGTTTCTCCAGATGACTGGGGCTACTTGGGTTATCTCTACCTTCATGGAATTAAGCTGCAAAGAGAAATGGGGTTTAGAAACATCCCCCCAATTAGGGAGGAGATGCCCTTTATAGTTACGACTGCCAAAAGAGTTGGGCTTGACCACATTGTCTTTGGTCAGGTTTTTGCCGAGCTTACCAACGGAAAATTTGTCCCAAGGGGAGAAAAAAGCCTGCAATATATAGCCGACAAGTACAATACTGATGTCTTGGGCGTTATTGAGCGTCATCCAAGAGGAATGGCCATAAACTTCTATCGCCTTGATATCTCGCGAGAAAGACCTGTAGGACCTTTGATAAGTGTCAAAATATGGATAATGGAAGATGGAAGAAGATGGGACTACAAGGAAAAGCTTGGCATCAAAAGGGATGGGAAATGA
- a CDS encoding DNA-directed RNA polymerase subunit P, whose translation MVEALYKCAKCGKEFKMDLAIVREIRCPYCGAKIIYKPRPKVARRVKAI comes from the coding sequence ATGGTGGAAGCATTATATAAATGTGCAAAATGTGGAAAAGAGTTTAAAATGGACCTCGCCATTGTAAGAGAAATCCGCTGTCCCTACTGTGGAGCAAAGATAATCTACAAGCCCAGGCCTAAAGTTGCCAGAAGAGTTAAGGCAATTTGA
- a CDS encoding 50S ribosomal protein L37ae, with amino-acid sequence MGRTKKVGSAGRFGPRYGLKIRRRVAAVEEKMRQKHTCPVCGRKAVKRISTGIWQCQKCGATFAGGAYLPATPAGKVAKRIVAAK; translated from the coding sequence ATGGGAAGAACAAAGAAAGTTGGATCCGCTGGAAGATTTGGCCCAAGATACGGTCTCAAGATCAGAAGAAGAGTTGCTGCAGTGGAAGAAAAGATGAGACAAAAGCACACTTGCCCAGTATGTGGAAGAAAAGCCGTTAAGAGGATAAGCACCGGAATATGGCAGTGCCAAAAGTGTGGTGCAACCTTCGCTGGAGGAGCATACCTCCCTGCAACTCCTGCCGGAAAAGTCGCTAAGAGAATTGTAGCGGCTAAATAA
- the rrp42 gene encoding exosome complex protein Rrp42: protein MEIMASIMKDHILNLLREGKRIDGRGVEDLRPLTIETDVIEKAEGSALVKLGNTQVLVGIKVDFGEPFPDLPEMGVMTTNVEFVPLASPTFEPGPPDERAIELARVVDRGIRESQAIDLSKLVIVPGKLVRVVFIDVHVLDHDGNLLDASGIGAIAALLGTKIPKVEYDEEAGEVKVLDEYEPLPVTKIPIPVSFAKIGNTLVVDPNFEEEQVMDGKLTITTDENGYISAVQKSEGGSFKLEEVIYAVDLAYKKAEEIRKVVLESVKKE from the coding sequence ATGGAAATAATGGCCTCAATAATGAAGGATCATATCCTCAATCTTTTGAGGGAAGGTAAAAGAATCGATGGAAGGGGCGTAGAGGATTTAAGGCCTCTAACCATAGAGACGGACGTAATAGAGAAAGCTGAGGGATCTGCACTTGTGAAACTTGGCAATACTCAGGTTCTTGTAGGGATAAAAGTTGATTTTGGAGAGCCATTTCCAGATTTGCCAGAAATGGGTGTTATGACGACCAATGTTGAATTTGTGCCTTTGGCGTCTCCAACCTTTGAACCAGGCCCGCCGGATGAGAGGGCCATAGAACTTGCAAGAGTTGTGGACAGAGGAATAAGGGAAAGCCAAGCCATAGATTTGAGCAAGCTTGTAATCGTTCCAGGAAAGCTTGTAAGGGTGGTCTTCATAGACGTGCATGTTCTCGACCACGACGGAAATCTGTTAGATGCCTCTGGAATCGGTGCAATTGCGGCATTGCTAGGCACAAAAATACCCAAAGTTGAATACGATGAAGAGGCCGGCGAAGTGAAGGTTCTGGATGAATATGAACCACTGCCCGTGACAAAGATACCAATTCCGGTTAGTTTTGCCAAAATAGGCAACACCCTAGTAGTTGATCCAAACTTTGAAGAGGAGCAGGTAATGGACGGCAAACTGACAATAACAACCGACGAAAATGGATACATCTCAGCAGTGCAGAAAAGCGAAGGGGGAAGCTTCAAGCTTGAGGAAGTAATTTATGCAGTTGATCTTGCATACAAAAAGGCAGAAGAAATAAGAAAAGTAGTCCTTGAGAGCGTTAAGAAAGAGTGA
- the rrp41 gene encoding exosome complex exonuclease Rrp41: protein MMGKPEGLKLIDENGKRLDGRKKYELRPIKMEVGVLKSADGSAYVEWGKNKILAAVYGPREIHPKHLQKPDRAILRVRYNMAPFSVEERKKPGPDRRSVEISKVIRGALEPAVILELFPRTSIDVFIEVLQADAGTRVAGITAASLALADAGIPMKDLVAACAAGKIDGEIVLDLNKEEDNYGEADVPVAIMPIKNDITLLQMDGYLTKEEFLEAVRLAIKGAKAVYQKQREALKEKYLKIAEEVGE, encoded by the coding sequence ATGATGGGAAAGCCTGAGGGACTCAAGCTTATTGATGAGAACGGCAAAAGGCTTGATGGAAGAAAGAAGTACGAGCTGAGGCCAATTAAAATGGAAGTTGGAGTTTTGAAGAGTGCAGATGGTTCTGCATATGTAGAATGGGGTAAGAATAAAATTTTAGCAGCAGTTTATGGGCCTAGGGAGATTCATCCAAAACACCTTCAAAAACCTGACAGGGCAATTTTGAGAGTTAGATACAATATGGCACCCTTTAGTGTTGAGGAAAGGAAAAAACCTGGCCCAGATAGGAGGAGTGTTGAGATAAGCAAAGTTATTAGAGGGGCCCTTGAACCGGCTGTTATTCTTGAGCTCTTTCCAAGAACTTCCATAGATGTATTCATAGAGGTGCTCCAAGCCGATGCAGGCACAAGGGTGGCTGGAATTACAGCAGCATCTCTTGCTTTGGCAGACGCTGGAATTCCCATGAAAGACCTTGTTGCAGCGTGTGCCGCTGGAAAGATAGATGGAGAAATCGTCCTTGACCTAAACAAAGAAGAGGACAACTATGGAGAAGCCGATGTTCCAGTGGCTATAATGCCAATCAAGAACGATATAACATTGCTCCAGATGGACGGATACCTAACCAAAGAGGAATTCCTCGAAGCGGTAAGACTGGCAATAAAGGGAGCTAAGGCAGTGTATCAAAAACAGAGAGAGGCGTTGAAGGAGAAGTATCTCAAGATAGCGGAAGAGGTAGGTGAGTAA
- the rrp4 gene encoding exosome complex RNA-binding protein Rrp4, whose amino-acid sequence MKKIFVKNRELVVPGTLLAQGPFKNGRGTFKEGNRIYSTVIGLVRISNDTVSVVPLEGPYIPEVGDNVIGKIVDVKFSNWVVDIGAPYQATLRVQDAVEGKIDILKTDLRKIFDIGDIIYAKVKAFNEINQIDLTTKGMPFNGGPLKGGQLVKITPSKVPRLIGKGGSMINMIKQLTNTRIIVGQNGWVWVSGRNEELEKLAIEAILKVDRESHTQGLTDRVREMVIKRLHELKEQGIIEEVPQTGEGEEK is encoded by the coding sequence ATGAAGAAGATTTTTGTAAAAAATAGGGAATTAGTGGTTCCAGGGACGCTTTTGGCTCAGGGACCGTTCAAAAATGGACGAGGGACTTTTAAAGAAGGAAACAGAATTTATTCAACTGTAATCGGACTGGTCAGGATTTCAAATGACACGGTGTCAGTAGTCCCACTGGAAGGTCCGTACATCCCAGAGGTAGGGGATAACGTAATAGGAAAGATAGTTGATGTAAAATTCTCAAACTGGGTAGTTGACATAGGTGCCCCCTATCAAGCTACGCTGAGAGTTCAAGATGCAGTTGAAGGGAAGATAGACATCCTAAAAACCGATTTGAGAAAGATATTTGACATAGGGGACATAATCTATGCAAAAGTGAAGGCTTTCAATGAGATTAACCAGATAGACCTGACAACAAAGGGGATGCCCTTCAATGGAGGGCCTCTAAAAGGGGGACAGCTGGTAAAGATAACGCCTTCTAAAGTACCCCGCCTTATAGGGAAAGGGGGCTCAATGATAAACATGATCAAACAGCTCACAAACACGAGGATAATTGTAGGGCAAAACGGATGGGTATGGGTTAGTGGAAGGAACGAGGAATTAGAAAAGCTGGCCATAGAGGCTATTCTAAAAGTAGACAGAGAAAGCCATACTCAAGGATTAACTGACAGAGTTAGGGAGATGGTGATTAAGAGGTTGCATGAACTTAAAGAACAGGGGATTATTGAAGAAGTTCCCCAAACTGGAGAGGGTGAAGAGAAATGA
- a CDS encoding ribosome assembly factor SBDS: protein MPISVDKAVIARLKTHGEVFEILVDPYLARDFKEGKDVPIEEVLATPYIFKDAHKGDKASEHEMEKIFGTSDPYEVAKIILKKGEVQLTVQQRREMLEDKKKQIAMIIHRHAVDPRTGYPHPPERILKAMEEVGVRVDIFKDAESQVPEVIKALRRVLPLKIERKVIAVKIPSEYAGKAYGEVRKFGTIKREEWASDGSWMFLIEIPGGVEEEFYEKLNALTKGTAITKLIERKGL, encoded by the coding sequence ATGCCCATAAGCGTCGACAAAGCAGTGATTGCTCGGTTAAAGACTCACGGCGAGGTTTTTGAGATACTAGTGGATCCATACCTGGCCAGAGACTTCAAAGAAGGCAAAGATGTTCCAATTGAGGAAGTCTTAGCCACTCCTTATATTTTTAAAGACGCCCACAAGGGCGATAAAGCAAGCGAACACGAAATGGAAAAGATTTTTGGAACAAGCGATCCCTACGAAGTGGCAAAGATAATCCTCAAGAAGGGAGAGGTACAGCTTACCGTACAGCAGAGAAGGGAAATGCTGGAGGATAAGAAAAAGCAGATTGCGATGATAATCCACAGGCACGCAGTAGACCCAAGAACTGGGTATCCGCATCCACCTGAAAGAATCCTGAAGGCGATGGAAGAGGTTGGAGTCAGAGTGGACATATTCAAAGACGCAGAATCTCAGGTTCCAGAAGTAATAAAAGCTCTAAGGAGAGTTTTACCCCTTAAAATCGAAAGAAAGGTCATAGCAGTGAAGATACCTTCGGAATATGCCGGAAAAGCTTATGGAGAAGTTAGAAAGTTTGGAACCATAAAGAGGGAGGAGTGGGCAAGCGACGGCTCCTGGATGTTTTTAATAGAAATTCCGGGTGGAGTTGAGGAAGAATTTTATGAAAAATTAAACGCCCTTACAAAGGGCACCGCAATAACTAAACTTATAGAGAGGAAGGGACTATGA
- the psmA gene encoding archaeal proteasome endopeptidase complex subunit alpha, with protein MAFVPPQAGYDRAITVFSPDGRLFQVQYAREAVKRGATAVGVKCKDGVVLAVEKRVTSKLIEPESYEKIFQIDDHIAAASSGIIADARVLVDRARLEAQIYRLTYGEPVPLTVLVKKICDLKQMHTQYGGVRPFGVALLMAGVNEKPELFETDPSGAYFEWKAVAIGSGRNTAMAIFEEKYRDDMTLENAIKLAVLALAKTMEEPSPDNIEVAVITVKEKKFRKISKEEVAKCLEEVLKEVEAEEVPEKEEDYSELDTNY; from the coding sequence ATGGCGTTTGTACCACCGCAAGCTGGGTATGATAGGGCAATAACGGTTTTCAGCCCTGATGGAAGACTTTTCCAAGTCCAATACGCAAGAGAGGCAGTTAAGAGAGGAGCAACTGCCGTGGGAGTAAAGTGTAAAGATGGAGTTGTTTTGGCTGTAGAAAAGAGGGTAACAAGTAAGCTTATAGAGCCGGAAAGCTATGAGAAGATTTTCCAGATTGATGACCACATAGCTGCTGCTTCAAGTGGAATAATAGCCGATGCGAGAGTTCTTGTGGACAGGGCTCGTTTAGAAGCTCAAATCTATCGCTTAACCTATGGAGAGCCAGTTCCGCTCACCGTTTTGGTGAAGAAGATTTGTGATCTGAAGCAGATGCACACGCAATATGGCGGAGTTAGGCCTTTTGGTGTCGCCCTTTTGATGGCGGGTGTAAATGAAAAGCCTGAACTTTTTGAAACAGACCCAAGTGGTGCATACTTTGAGTGGAAAGCGGTTGCAATAGGAAGCGGAAGAAACACGGCAATGGCAATCTTCGAGGAGAAGTACAGAGACGACATGACACTTGAAAACGCTATAAAGCTTGCCGTGCTTGCTCTTGCAAAAACCATGGAGGAGCCATCTCCGGATAACATAGAAGTTGCAGTGATTACAGTAAAGGAGAAGAAGTTCAGGAAGATCAGCAAGGAAGAAGTTGCTAAGTGTCTTGAGGAAGTGTTGAAAGAAGTTGAGGCCGAAGAAGTTCCAGAGAAGGAAGAAGACTACAGCGAGCTAGACACCAACTACTGA
- a CDS encoding ribonuclease P protein component 2: MREKPKTLPPTLRDKHRYIAFQVIGERPFNKDEIKKALWNASLKTLGELGTARVKPWFIKFDEKTQTGIVRCDRKYVEELRFALTMVTEINGSKAIIRTLGVSGTIKRLKLKFLKEFGWK, encoded by the coding sequence ATGAGGGAGAAACCAAAGACTTTACCTCCAACGCTTCGCGACAAGCACCGCTACATAGCCTTTCAGGTAATTGGGGAGAGACCCTTCAACAAGGACGAAATAAAGAAAGCGCTGTGGAATGCTTCCCTTAAAACCTTGGGCGAGCTTGGCACAGCAAGGGTAAAACCATGGTTTATAAAATTTGATGAGAAAACCCAGACTGGAATAGTGAGGTGTGATAGAAAATACGTAGAAGAACTTCGCTTTGCTTTAACTATGGTTACTGAGATAAACGGTTCAAAAGCGATAATAAGAACGCTTGGAGTGTCTGGAACTATAAAGAGGCTTAAGTTAAAATTCTTGAAAGAGTTTGGGTGGAAATAA
- a CDS encoding DUF763 domain-containing protein, producing MMRRGIAELPLHGGHVPRWLALRMKRLAELVIKLLVDEYGTQGVLERLADPVWFQALNNLIGMDWDSSGSTTVTAGIVKEVLSKEDLGIKAAGGKGAKSRKTPEELKQISRLYDLEAEEYIKTSRLVAKVDSVALQTGYQLYHHVFFVDQEGRWAIVQQGMNPQVKLARRFHWFSEKVESFTLEPHKGISGIKAEHALNTIARESKEYQKTLLDVVSESPTKIEREVKSVEALSKGYIPFYKPYEKREVLSILKRYESLGKIELNKRALELARELGVSSYDELLLIKGLGPSTLRALSLVLELVYDVHPSWKDPVTHPPDPFKFAYAVGGKDRVPFPVERGTYDDLISFLEKLLEKGKEEREVVKQVTKITKKWKFPEEEKRPT from the coding sequence ATGATGAGAAGAGGAATCGCAGAGCTCCCCCTTCACGGTGGACACGTGCCAAGATGGCTGGCATTGAGAATGAAGCGGTTAGCTGAGCTTGTTATAAAGCTTCTTGTGGACGAATATGGCACTCAAGGTGTTCTTGAAAGACTTGCAGACCCGGTTTGGTTCCAAGCTCTCAACAACTTGATAGGCATGGACTGGGATTCTTCGGGAAGCACCACCGTAACAGCTGGCATAGTAAAGGAAGTCCTCTCAAAAGAGGACCTTGGGATAAAAGCGGCCGGTGGCAAAGGGGCAAAGAGCAGAAAGACACCGGAGGAATTAAAGCAGATAAGCAGACTCTATGATCTGGAGGCAGAGGAATACATAAAAACCTCAAGATTGGTTGCCAAAGTCGATAGCGTTGCCCTCCAAACTGGCTACCAGCTCTATCATCACGTCTTCTTTGTTGACCAAGAAGGGAGATGGGCAATTGTACAGCAAGGTATGAATCCCCAGGTAAAGCTCGCCAGGCGCTTCCACTGGTTCTCTGAAAAAGTTGAGTCCTTTACCTTAGAGCCGCACAAAGGTATAAGCGGAATTAAAGCAGAGCATGCTTTAAACACCATCGCCCGGGAAAGCAAAGAATACCAAAAGACTCTGCTCGACGTAGTTTCAGAAAGCCCCACAAAAATTGAAAGGGAAGTCAAAAGTGTAGAGGCGCTTTCAAAAGGGTACATTCCGTTCTATAAGCCCTATGAAAAGAGAGAGGTTTTGTCAATACTGAAAAGATACGAGAGCCTCGGAAAAATTGAGCTCAACAAAAGAGCCCTGGAACTGGCAAGGGAGCTTGGAGTAAGCAGCTATGATGAACTTCTGCTTATCAAAGGTCTGGGGCCAAGCACCTTGAGAGCTCTATCGCTCGTTCTTGAGCTTGTTTATGACGTCCACCCATCGTGGAAAGACCCCGTCACTCATCCACCTGACCCCTTCAAGTTCGCCTACGCCGTCGGTGGAAAGGATAGGGTGCCGTTTCCCGTTGAGAGGGGCACTTACGATGACCTGATATCTTTTCTCGAGAAGCTTCTTGAGAAGGGCAAGGAAGAAAGGGAAGTCGTCAAACAGGTAACAAAAATCACCAAGAAGTGGAAGTTTCCTGAGGAGGAGAAAAGACCAACCTAA
- a CDS encoding damage-control phosphatase gives MKIHYECFACVANQCQRIVEMATEDIELRKKGIIEAARLMSSISENSIPAIFGSEVFLGVYRTVGNYDPFRKYKELSNKLAEEIVKDFEDVELKEAIKLAIIGNVVDFAVGYSPEELEDDVRAMMKEQLYIDESEELLKELSMAKRLLYLTDNCGEIYFDLLFLKKLRETFPHLEIYIAAKDGPIINDATVEDLKKVGFEEVGKVISTGTRIVGVPFGLVSKEFMEVFEKADVIIAKGQGNFETLSERKDRRVFYLLKAKCRPIARELNLPQGSLLCIRAR, from the coding sequence ATGAAGATTCACTATGAGTGCTTTGCCTGCGTTGCGAACCAGTGTCAGAGAATAGTTGAAATGGCTACCGAGGATATAGAGCTTAGAAAAAAGGGCATCATAGAAGCCGCTAGACTAATGAGCTCCATCAGTGAAAATTCAATTCCAGCGATCTTTGGGAGCGAGGTATTTTTAGGCGTTTACAGAACAGTTGGGAATTATGACCCATTCAGAAAATACAAAGAGCTCTCCAACAAGCTTGCAGAGGAAATCGTAAAGGATTTCGAAGATGTGGAGCTTAAAGAAGCCATCAAGCTTGCCATCATAGGGAACGTGGTGGATTTTGCCGTTGGCTATTCTCCCGAGGAGCTGGAGGACGATGTGAGGGCAATGATGAAGGAACAGCTTTACATAGATGAATCGGAGGAACTGCTTAAGGAACTTTCAATGGCTAAAAGGCTTCTCTATCTTACGGACAATTGCGGCGAGATATACTTCGACTTGTTGTTCCTTAAAAAGCTCAGGGAGACATTTCCCCACCTTGAAATCTACATCGCGGCTAAAGATGGCCCTATAATAAACGACGCTACAGTTGAAGACTTAAAAAAAGTTGGCTTCGAGGAAGTCGGCAAGGTAATCTCGACGGGAACGCGCATCGTGGGAGTTCCTTTTGGTTTGGTCTCGAAGGAGTTCATGGAGGTCTTTGAGAAAGCGGACGTGATAATAGCGAAAGGACAGGGGAACTTTGAGACCCTCAGCGAGAGGAAAGATAGAAGGGTTTTCTACCTTCTAAAGGCCAAGTGCAGGCCGATAGCCAGGGAACTCAACCTGCCTCAGGGGAGCTTGCTTTGCATTCGGGCTCGTTAG
- a CDS encoding DUF357 domain-containing protein produces the protein MEREITEEKLKKYFEITRKALEKLEIAVHEKSLLFSVAQDFLTMAKSYYSDAEYYYKKGDYVTAFAALNYAHGFIDAGVRLGVFKGEDDRLFAFG, from the coding sequence GTGGAGCGAGAGATCACCGAAGAGAAACTTAAGAAGTATTTTGAAATCACAAGAAAAGCCCTTGAGAAGCTTGAGATAGCAGTCCATGAAAAAAGTCTCCTCTTCTCTGTAGCGCAAGACTTTTTAACCATGGCAAAGAGCTACTATAGCGACGCTGAATACTACTACAAAAAAGGAGACTACGTCACCGCATTCGCCGCCTTGAACTACGCTCATGGCTTTATTGACGCGGGAGTTAGGCTTGGAGTGTTTAAAGGAGAAGATGACAGACTATTTGCGTTCGGGTGA
- a CDS encoding DUF555 domain-containing protein: MGDYIVVLEAPIIVRDVETPDDAINVAVSKVAKALNKEKLDFVRVEIGYSQCPVCGSPFESAFVIGSVGLVGIYLTLKVFNAQSLEHAERIAKAVVGKALKKVPLKVFEIKELHNGKEEEGVEIDDNNGI, encoded by the coding sequence ATGGGAGATTATATAGTCGTCCTTGAGGCTCCAATAATAGTGAGAGACGTTGAAACTCCGGATGATGCGATAAACGTTGCTGTATCAAAGGTGGCAAAGGCTCTAAACAAGGAAAAGCTCGACTTTGTGAGGGTTGAAATAGGCTACTCTCAATGCCCTGTGTGTGGTTCGCCCTTTGAGAGTGCTTTTGTTATCGGAAGCGTGGGTCTGGTTGGGATTTATTTAACGCTTAAGGTGTTTAATGCCCAAAGTCTCGAGCATGCAGAGAGAATTGCCAAAGCCGTGGTTGGAAAAGCTCTGAAAAAAGTGCCTTTAAAGGTTTTTGAGATTAAAGAGCTCCACAACGGAAAAGAGGAAGAAGGCGTAGAGATTGACGATAACAACGGCATTTGA
- the pyrG gene encoding glutamine hydrolyzing CTP synthase, with protein MAKFIFVTGGVVSGLGKGITSASLGKLMKSRGFKTTNIKIDPYINYDAGTMSPYQHGEVFVLDDGGEVDLDLGNYERFLNTNLTFDHNITTGKVYSAVIEKERRGDYLGATVQVIPHITNEIKERIRRIAKDYDVVVVEIGGTVGDIESMPFLEAARQMQLEEGRDNVAFVHVTYVPKLKVVGEQKTKPTQHSVKELRSLGIQPDAIVARSEDPLEEGARKKISLFTNVPEEAVISAYDVEDTYEVPLLLEREGLGRYLTKRLGLEDREPDLKAWEEMVRKYKSLKEEVEIAIVGKYVKLADSYLSIKEALKHSSVANDVKVKIRWIEAEDLEKEGFKLLEGVHGIIVPGGFGARGSEGKIMAIQYARENDIPFLGICFGFQLTVVEFARHVLGLEGANSTEIDPQTPYPVVDLMPEQRGLDKLGGTMRLGAYPIKIKKGTLAHRVYGKELIYERHRHRWEVNPEYVKQLEKAGLVFSGIAGDDERRMEILELPDKHYFIATQFHPEFKSRPMNPAPVFRELVRAAKERKA; from the coding sequence ATGGCGAAGTTCATCTTTGTAACCGGTGGAGTAGTGAGCGGGCTTGGAAAGGGAATAACGAGTGCTTCACTTGGAAAGCTCATGAAGTCAAGAGGCTTTAAAACGACGAACATCAAAATAGACCCGTACATCAACTACGACGCTGGAACTATGAGCCCATACCAGCACGGAGAAGTTTTTGTGCTTGACGACGGGGGAGAAGTTGACCTCGACCTTGGAAACTACGAGCGCTTTTTGAACACAAACCTAACATTCGACCACAACATAACAACCGGGAAGGTATATTCTGCCGTCATAGAAAAGGAGAGAAGAGGCGACTACCTAGGCGCAACCGTCCAAGTTATCCCCCACATCACTAACGAGATAAAGGAGAGAATAAGGAGAATCGCCAAGGACTACGATGTAGTCGTTGTGGAAATAGGCGGTACAGTGGGAGATATAGAAAGCATGCCATTCCTCGAGGCAGCACGTCAGATGCAGCTCGAAGAAGGAAGGGACAACGTTGCTTTTGTCCACGTAACCTACGTTCCAAAGCTCAAGGTTGTTGGAGAACAAAAGACAAAGCCCACCCAGCACAGCGTTAAAGAGCTCCGTTCACTGGGAATTCAGCCAGATGCCATAGTGGCCAGAAGCGAGGACCCGCTTGAGGAAGGGGCCAGAAAAAAGATAAGCCTGTTTACAAATGTACCTGAGGAAGCAGTGATAAGTGCTTACGACGTTGAAGACACCTACGAAGTCCCGCTCCTCCTTGAGAGGGAAGGCCTTGGCAGATACCTCACCAAGAGGCTCGGGCTAGAGGACAGGGAACCAGACTTAAAGGCATGGGAAGAAATGGTCAGGAAGTACAAGAGTCTGAAGGAAGAAGTTGAGATAGCGATTGTAGGAAAGTACGTTAAGCTTGCCGATTCATACCTCAGCATAAAAGAAGCCTTGAAGCACTCAAGCGTTGCCAACGACGTGAAAGTGAAGATAAGATGGATTGAAGCGGAAGACCTAGAAAAAGAAGGGTTTAAGCTCCTTGAAGGGGTTCACGGAATAATAGTTCCAGGCGGATTTGGAGCGAGGGGAAGTGAAGGTAAGATCATGGCAATACAATATGCGAGAGAAAACGACATTCCATTCTTGGGAATATGCTTTGGCTTCCAGCTAACCGTTGTGGAGTTCGCAAGGCACGTCCTTGGTCTTGAAGGAGCAAATTCAACAGAGATAGACCCACAAACGCCGTATCCAGTTGTTGACCTTATGCCCGAACAGAGAGGTCTCGACAAGCTCGGTGGCACAATGAGGCTTGGAGCGTACCCAATAAAAATAAAGAAGGGCACCCTCGCCCACAGGGTTTATGGCAAAGAGCTCATTTACGAACGCCATAGGCACCGCTGGGAGGTAAACCCAGAGTACGTTAAACAGCTTGAAAAAGCAGGTCTTGTTTTCAGCGGCATAGCTGGAGACGATGAAAGAAGAATGGAAATTCTTGAGCTACCAGATAAGCACTACTTCATAGCAACTCAGTTCCATCCGGAGTTCAAGTCAAGACCAATGAACCCAGCCCCGGTGTTCAGAGAATTGGTAAGAGCGGCAAAAGAGAGAAAAGCCTAA